A region of Argentina anserina chromosome 5, drPotAnse1.1, whole genome shotgun sequence DNA encodes the following proteins:
- the LOC126795310 gene encoding uncharacterized protein LOC126795310 — translation MGNSTSTKQVHGTGKVILSDGSVQEFSKHDLTVAELMLEHPQQVVVEFGAAVSGRRPIALPADTKLDTKKVYLMLPMKRGKPLSLSSEDIRSVLLSASSLLRSRSSSLKFLPLFARICPAGDAHAFVLTKKEYSTERTSDSEVVRSYLPEFDMEESLDARPEFLTRQLSGKATWKPNLDTIKEKKVEKKLSRWYLTFKW, via the coding sequence ATGGGCAATTCCACTTCAACCAAGCAAGTTCATGGCACTGGAAAAGTAATACTGTCGGATGGATCGGTGCAAGAGTTCAGTAAGCATGATCTAACGGTTGCTGAGCTGATGCTAGAGCACCCTCAACAAGTAGTGGTCGAATTTGGGGCAGCTGTCTCAGGGAGAAGACCGATCGCATTGCCCGCTGATACGAAGTTGGACACGAAAAAGGTTTACTTGATGCTTCCGATGAAGCGAGGGAAGCCTTTGTCGTTGTCATCCGAAGATATCCGCAGCGTTCTTTTAAGTGCAAGTTCACTGTTACGGTCAAGATCATCATCATTGAAGTTCTTGCCTCTCTTTGCAAGGATATGCCCTGCAGGAGATGCACATGCCTTTGTGTTGACAAAGAAGGAATATAGCACGGAGAGGACGTCAGACTCGGAGGTGGTGAGGTCGTATCTGCCGGAGTTTGACATGGAAGAAAGTTTGGATGCGAGGCCGGAATTTTTGACTAGGCAGCTTTCTGGTAAGGCCACTTGGAAACCAAATTTGGACACCATCAAGGAGAAGAAGGTTGAGAAGAAGTTGTCTCGTTGGTACCTTACGTTCAAGTGGTAG